GAGTTTTCCGTGGACGAGCCCATGGCGAACTCATCCATGTTGTTTTTTCCCAGAATGATGGCTCCGGCCTCCTTCAGGCGGGCCACGCAGTGTGCGTCATACACGGGCCGGAAATTTTCCAGAATTCTGGAACCGCAGGTGGCGGGCATGCCCAGCGTGGTCAGAGCGTCTTTCACGGTAATGGGGACACCCCACAGCGGCCGGGCCGGATCCGGCCCTTCGGCATCCAGGGCCCGGGCCCGGGCCAGAGCGGTTTCCGCATCCACATGAAGCAGGGCATGCAGCGCCGGTTCGGTACGCTCGATGCACTCCAGGCAGGCCGAGACGGCGGAGGCGGCCGAAACATCGCCCGCGCGCAGCAGATCGCGGATGTGTATGAGAGAATGAGCGCAGAGTTCGGACATATGCGTTCCTTGGTCGGTTGAAATTCCGGCGGTGTCCCGGCTTCACCGGGGGCGGACGCCGTCCGCGGGAATCAGACGATGCGGGGCACGATGAAATACTCGCCGTCTGTTTCCGGAGCGCCTTCGAGGATCCGGGCGCGGGAGAAAGAGCTGCGGCACTGATCCTCGCGCAGCGGACCGGGCTGATCCAGAGGCGTGTACATGGGCTCGACACCCGAAGTGTCCAGTTCGTTCAGCTTGTCCATATAGGCGAGGATGCCGTCCATCTGCCCGGCGAGAACAGCGGCCTTTTCCGGGGAGATGTCCAGCCGGGCCAGGGTGGCGATGGCGCGGGCCTTGTCGGGA
Above is a window of Desulfomicrobium orale DSM 12838 DNA encoding:
- the gatC gene encoding Asp-tRNA(Asn)/Glu-tRNA(Gln) amidotransferase subunit GatC, whose product is MKVSPDKARAIATLARLDISPEKAAVLAGQMDGILAYMDKLNELDTSGVEPMYTPLDQPGPLREDQCRSSFSRARILEGAPETDGEYFIVPRIV